The following are from one region of the Gossypium hirsutum isolate 1008001.06 chromosome D03, Gossypium_hirsutum_v2.1, whole genome shotgun sequence genome:
- the LOC107949522 gene encoding pentatricopeptide repeat-containing protein At3g26540, whose amino-acid sequence MAVSAFSILKRLLQNINNKPQKQPQGIESIIKSILSHLKAGRFQQAVSVLFASPEPLPHSLYADLFALCSDKKAIVEARKLESHLVTFCPFPPVFLLNRCIEAYGKCGCLDDARGLFDEMPQRDGGSWNSMITAYARNGFGEKALFLFSKMNKEGIVPNEISFASVLGSCGVVLEVSLSRQVHAMIVKYGHYKNVILGSSLVDVYGKCGFISDARLMFDEIENPTIISWNVIVRQYIEVGDGEEAILMFFKMLRDDVRPLNFTLSNALVACSSMSALKEGLQIHGVVVKTNFEKDKVVSSSLINMYVKCGQLEIARTVFDQLGSKDLISWTAIMSGYAMSGRTREARELFNMMPERNVISWNAMLAGHTRLSQWEDALEFIFLMRRMTKDFDHVTLVLILNVCAGLSDVEMGKKVHGFIYRHGFFSNIFVSNALLDMYGKCGTLNSARVWFYQMSQGRDTVSWNALLTSYAQHQRGEQAITLFSEIQWESRPSINIFGTLLTVCGNIFALNHGKQIHGFMVRNGYELNMAVRGALVSMYSKCRCILYAFLIFKEADSRDVALWNIMTFGFCHNGRGREVLEFIGMMEEEGVKPDHVTFHGILLACICEHEAELGQLYFNSMSNDYCIIPRMEHYECMIELYSRCGCMEELEKFIKSMPLEPTVAMLTRVFVACKKHGAVRFGEWSAEQLNQSNPHTTLKI is encoded by the coding sequence ATGGCAGTGAGTGCATTCTCAATACTGAAGCGTCTTCTTCAAAACATAAACAATAAACCCCAAAAGCAACCCCAAGGCATCGAATCCATAATAAAATCAATCCTCAGCCACCTTAAGGCAGGTCGTTTTCAACAAGCCGTTTCGGTTCTCTTTGCTTCCCCAGAACCCTTACCCCACTCTCTTTACGCCGATCTTTTTGCCCTCTGTTCTGACAAAAAAGCTATCGTTGAAGCCCGGAAACTTGAATCCCACCTAGTCACGTTCTGTCCATTTCCCCCGGTGTTCCTCTTGAACCGTTGCATCGAAGCGTATGGAAAATGCGGGTGTTTGGATGACGCAAGGGGACTGTTTGATGAAATGCCTCAACGGGATGGGGGTTCATGGAATTCGATGATAACGGCATATGCACGAAATGGGTTTGGAGAAAAGGCTTTGTTCTTGTTTTCGAAGATGAACAAGGAAGGAATTGTGCCGAATGAGATTTCGTTCGCTAGTGTTTTGGGCTCTTGTGGTGTTGTTTTAGAGGTTAGCCTTTCAAGGCAAGTTCACGCGATGATTGTGAAGTATGGTCATTATAAAAATGTGATATTAGGAAGTTCACTTGTTGATGTTTACGGAAAATGTGGGTTTATAAGTGATGCAAGGCTGATGTTTGACGAGATAGAGAATCCGACTATTATTTCCTGGAATGTGATTGTTCGGCAGTATATTGAGGTAGGGGATGGAGAGGAGGCAATATTAATGTTTTTTAAGATGCTTCGAGATGATGTTAGACCGTTGAATTTTACATTATCTAATGCTCTTGTTGCTTGTTCAAGCATGTCAGCACTTAAGGAAGGGTTGCAAATTCATGGAGTTGTGGTTAAGACTAACTTTGAGAAGGATAAAGTAGTCTCTAGTTCACTCattaatatgtatgtaaaatgtGGGCAGCTAGAGATTGCTCGTACTGTATTTGATCAACTTGGTTCCAAGGACTTGATTTCCTGGACTGCAATCATGTCAGGTTATGCCATGAGTGGGAGAACTAGAGAGGCAAGGGAACTCTTTAATATGATGCCGGAACGGAATGTAATCTCATGGAATGCAATGCTAGCAGGGCATACTCGTTTGTCTCAGTGGGAAGATGCCttagaatttatttttcttatgcgGAGAATGACTAAAGATTTTGACCATGTGACGCTTGTTCTAATTTTAAATGTCTGTGCTGGCCTGTCAGACGTTGAAATGGGGAAAAAGGTTCATGGATTTATCTACCGACATGGGTTCTTTTCCAATATATTTGTAAGTAATGCACTTCTGGACATGTACGGAAAATGTGGAACCTTGAACAGTGCCAGAGTTTGGTTTTACCAAATGAGTCAGGGAAGGGATACTGTTTCTTGGAATGCTTTACTGACTAGCTATGCGCAGCATCAGCGGGGTGAGCAGGCTATTACATTATTTAGTGAGATTCAATGGGAGTCCAGACCCAGCATAAATATCTTTGGAACCCTTCTTACAGTTTGTGGAAATATATTTGCACTTAATCATGGCAAACAAATCCATGGATTCATGGTTAGAAATGGTTATGAGCTGAATATGGCAGTAAGAGGAGCTTTGGTTAGCATGTATTCTAAATGTCGTTGCATTTTATATGCTTTCTTGATTTTCAAAGAGGCAGATTCACGTGATGTTGCTCTTTGGAACATCATGACTTTTGGATTTTGTCACAACGGAAGGGGTAGAGAAGTACTTGAATTTATTGGCATGATGGAGGAGGAAGGCGTCAAACCAGACCATGTTACCTTTCATGGTATATTGCTTGCATGCATATGTGAGCATGAAGCAGAGTTGGGTCAGCTGTATTTTAATTCAATGAGCAATGACTATTGCATTATACCCCGGATGGAACACTATGAGTGTATGATTGAACTCTATAGCAGGTGTGGGTGCATGGAGGAGCTTGAGAAATTTATTAAGAGTATGCCATTGGAGCCAACTGTTGCCATGCTGACTAGAGTCTTTGTTGCATGCAAAAAGCATGGTGCTGTGAGGTTTGGCGAATGGAGTGCTGAACAACTTAACCAATCGAATCCTCATACTACACttaagatatga